ccaactcgcacttggccggtttttttttgcactTGAGGCTACAAATGgaattacttatttaattattacagaAATCCTCACTAGGATTATATCAATGCTATCAAAAATGCAGTGCAATCTGACTTACCCTTTAGCCAcactaaattacattaaaacttgctataatagaatcctgaaaAATATTTCATCTTGAATGGGAGAAAATATGAATAGAGAGAGTAACATTGCTGTGCTTGTATATTCCACTATGAGATCTCTCAAAGTTCCAGGAAAGAAAACCTTAAGTAGTGTTTTGGGGGTTTCATTTCAGTTTACAAAACATGCCTTCAAAGACTAGCATGCTATGCAGAAATTCAATCACATAATTTCTCTATAATGACTAAAGAATTGGCAATATTCAACTTAGCATGATAATCTGGCTACAGGGTAAATGTAACTGCATAATTACTATTtccataataagctatcaataCTAATACTCTAGTCAAGTGTCCTCACTTCATGCAGTTGTAAAATAAAGTTGTCAAACAGGCCTGTACCTAGAGAATCCTTTGGTAGCAACTAACAGTGTAATCTTCTCTAGGCCCTGCCTGTTGGCCTGTACTACTTTTTAGCCTTAGCCGAATGCCCCTGCTTGTTCGGAGGGACCCACCTCAATGCCGACGGGTCTACACACAGCCGAGGCTTCTTGAAATGAGAGCTAGCAAGCTGCTCTGCAACTATTTTTGGAGTAACACAGATCACATGCTGGCCCTTCCAGTATTTCACCATATTCATAGACTGGAGCGTAGATATAATGTCTGTTTGTGATATTCCTGTCATTTGACTGAGATCTTTGATGCTCAATGTGCCCCGACTTGCACTCAACACTTCCAACAGCACATAGGACCAGTATGATCGGTAACTGAGCTTGCCGAGGTCTGACAAAGGCTTCTCTGGACTACCAACTACTTGCTCTAATCTTGAGAGCTCATAGCTAAATGCAATCAGCAGCTTGCCGTACCCTTGTCTCTGGTATGGAGGTAGGGTAAGTATACAAGCTACATTGTTACCTTCAGGGGAGTCCTTCTCTTTTGAAAAGTATCCGACTAGGTGGGCACCCTGCTTGTCCACTTCACACAAGATATAGAATAAGAACTGCTCTATATCAAAATACAATGTTTTATGGTCTAAAAATAACTTTGCTAGTAAACATAGATTTTGGCAATAAATCTTATGCTCTTTCCCATCTGCTTCAAATATTGCAATGGTGCCTTTTCTGTATATTTCACTGCCCTGTGGTTGTCTTGCTGTACACTCACTTAGATGGTACCTGTATGTTTTCTCCATTCTCATATATTTTAAGCAGTATTCACATATCCATAGTTTAGACTGTTTGCCATATTCATCAGGATAAGGACTAAAATACCAAGTATCAATCTCGTATTTTCCTATTTGAATTTTATCGATGTATTTGACTTTCGTGATGGCTTCATGCTCCTTCTCGAGTGCAGCGGTCGTGGGGTCCATTTCTGCATAAGACTTCTGGACGTGGTTGATCTCGTCATGTTTACGTTTCTGATTCCGCGTTATCTTCCGGCCGGACTTGTCGGTGAGCAGGTGGTCGGAATTCAAATTGTTATTCGACTGCTCGCACATGTCAAACCTATCGGACATGACGCGATGGCGGGAAACCCACTCGTCGAGCCTTCGGTCGTAGCCCACATAGTGCACATAGTATTCGAAGCCGGAGTCCGCGGCGTTGTACCGCGTTTGGATTATCTCCGCCGGGTGCCATGACTCATCTGAACGCCGCACTAAATAATGCTCTCCTATGTCAAGGGGCTGTTCTTGTGTCGATTCCGAGTCTTCCTGATCTGCACTACGACACTCCGGGGTTGGTAATTCATTATTAACAATGGGTTTTTCCAGTTCTTTATCACCTTTAGccatagtttttaaaaatttgataGTATCACGCAATACCGCGCAACTACCGTTGTGGCTACTGCAGCCATAGTACAACCAACCATAGACTATAGAGCGAAGCAGCGCAAATCAACGACGCGCAAAAAACtgccgcaataaaaaaaatacaagactaGAGTACGCCTTCACTACACATATTGTTAccggttttttaaactttaccgattataaacaaacttttattttatttactgtgAATATAGTAACTGAATTTTAagtcatatattattttttgtaatattattgtaacgtaaataaatatttataatgacCAACATCACGACATATTTTTgtctatattaaataaataaaaagaaacacaATTTGTCTATGTCTGCTGTCAGTGTTACTAGCCTTGAAGTTTTGGTATAATTTGagggaaaataaaatattcataatacCACCACAATAGTTATCTTCAACATTAGTTTTCTCAATTTAacacatttaaaaattacatttattatacttaatacattttcattatataaaaataataaagcgtACAAATGCACTAATAattgattgaaattgatttaTTGAGTATTTAAAGcggttttagttatttataaacaaaaacgaGCTACAGCAAGATTGTATAAATATACATGAACATTACATTCTGTTATAAAAATTTGCacatattcaaaataaatttacaaaattgcGGGATTCGACGGAACTCTTAAACTCTTACATGGCAACTATATTTTAATGCCGTTCTGTAATCGTTGACGGCGAACGAGACGTCTCCGAGTAAACGGTGATTTCGTGAACAAATTGTTCTTATCGTCAGTATAGAGAtatgaaattaatattgttatcTAAAAACTGTGCTGTTCATTTATACGAGTGTTGATTGTGTGCTGTTGTGTATTGATTACACCTGGACGTGTTATTTGTGTGGAGTGTTTGACGGAGGAATTGGGGAGATAGCTTGTGTAATTGTGCTTTATTAGTTCAAACGTCCCTGTAATCAGCAGAAATGCAGGCGATCAAATGCGTTGTGGTCGGCGACGGGTAAGTTATTGTCCTTACCGTGTTATTTTCTATACTGTTACTGGGCGACTTGCTATACACTTCACGTTATATTACTGGTACTGACGTCATTTTTAAATTGATGTGTTTAAATTTATGATCCTTCTATTACCTACCTTTGTACTGAGGCGtacgtattgtattgttttatgtaGTTTTAGATTATTGCATTCGTTATTGTATGGATGAGGGAATGTGTCAGTTTATTTCCCTCAAAATAacgttcaatatatttttttcaagccTATGAGCAGCATAACCAACaatacatactaatattataaatgcgaaagtgtgtctgtctgtttgttacctcttcacgcttaaatagctaaaccaatttagttgaaatttggtatagtttgaatcccggggaaggacatagtttttatgtcggaatccatccctaaagagagtgaaaacttggggtggaagtttgtatggggaatcaatataAAACAGATTagataaaaataagctacccgaATTACTAACTCCATGCAGAcaagtttttatgtcggaaatcatccctaaagagagtgaaaacttggggtggaagtttgtatggggaatcaatataAAACtgattggataaaaataagctacccaaattactaactccacgcagacaaagtcgcgggtaaaagctagtaGTATCCTAAGTTCTTTATTACGTTTGGTATTTGGTTGGAAGGATGCTGTTGGAATATGTAGAAATTGTAGGTTGAATGAACCAAAGTACTCTCAGTTTGAGACCATTTACtttaaggtgttttttttttacaccaaGTACTTTCTGCTTGAATTGAATTCTGAACAATTATTATAGCAGCTCAAGTACAGCAAAAATCTTTGGACAACTAGTAACTACAGTTTGGCTTTGAATAAAACCATATTTATACCCCAGATAATAAAAGTAGTTTGATTGGTCaatgtatagtatgaattaactcagatgattttttttagGCTTGGGCCTAATCTTTTAAACagaaggtattgtttcctttatgcagtggtgACACTGCTTACTGCCCTGGCATAAGTAAAGGGATCAAGCCCATTTTTAAAAGCAATTTAACCGTTCTATttttatggttcaaattcataaaacagcccattcggagacAGCATGATTAGTTACCTCCAAAGAAAATaccaccctgattgttctccgcatgagctgtcacataaatttgaatcttaatactatcacaatagttgctttttaaacgacatggctTATTAGGCACATGCTGAAGACTGCTCTTAAAATAGACAAAGGCttatgtttaacagattagggcccgagcctgATAAATTCATCTTGAAAAATTCATCTATACATTGACCAATCAAACTACTTTTTATTATTGTCCAATTTGACAAATTGGACAATATAACTATTTTAGTATCttggttataaaaacaaatgataGTACATAAAGACTTGTAAAATGAAAAATTTGgtctactagtagtagtagtagtctcTACTAGTAAACCAAATTTTTGCATTAAAAGCACATAACTAAATGCCTTTCTTGGAAATGAGTATAGCAGCAGTTATCAGCTCTGATAGTGATAATGAAATTTGTGATAAATGATAAATTGTGGCAAAACTGTTACTGATAAACTCATTTTTAATGACTCATGCCTTTGTGTTGTCAATAATGTAACCAATAGTTAAACCTGTTTATCATTTCCTTGTAACAGGGATGCCACTACTGATTAAGGTAAATCCCATATCTTCGTTGTTTCCTCACAACCGAGGGtttgcaatagggtatttgactgtatttaaaaaaaaaaatttcacaccatgcatgaaataaagcaccagataattataagaaaaacatagatagcagttatttttaaacacaatttccatttaataaatcggatagaaatataagAAGTATGTGAGGTGACCGTGACATCATTGTGTactgttttatataaattccatattagcaaatcgttttgacagttctaaaaaagaaactgattttactagaaggagaataccctattcaCAGCCACAACATTATTGCTTGGTTTTTGTTGTGGTGGGATTTTTGACCCTAATATGAATATGCCAATCTAGCATGCAGGGAGTCAGTTCCATTAAATCACATTTGCCTCTCAGGATCAGAATGTTTGAAAACCTCTGATATAAATCCCAGGCAGGCTTTGTTCACAATATGAGatgcttaacttcaaactctgaTAAATCCACTCTACCCTTTATAAGTTACAAGCGACCGgcctcggcttcgcacgggtgcaatgctgatgtattatacatataaaccttgaatcactctatctatttaaaaaaagcgcATCAAAATCCTTTgcttagttttaaaaatcttagcatacatagggacagacacagcaggaagcgactttgttttattattgactCTAtgattaaatcatattttgtaagtaacatCTAGCCAAatccgtttttaaaataaattatgatgaGTCAGCAGGGCTTAATATGAGTTAGCTGACCTTGTGGTTTAAGGTCTAAGCTTAAAGTTATTACCTGCATAATAAGGCATCGTTCATCAACGATAAAATGATATCGTGATAACGTTGGCTATCATTAATATACCTGCTATCGTTTCACAGGGCTCTTTCCATTAGAAACGTTGCTAGATATGTTCATAACGGAAACCACCTTTTCCTGTGAACAGGGGGTTTCACCCTCTATTATACACAATCACCTATCTAGGTGTACTCTGTAGAgtctgtaggtatgtatatattcACCATTCAACCTTGACAGGTAGGTTCAGGATTCAAAAGGCCACAGCATTCAAATGAAGTTTACATTCGTAGATATTGAATAGCGCCCCTTCGTGGAATAAGTGCCGATTCAATCGTCAAGTTGATTTGGATACGGATTCATGAATAGTgtgtattttaaaatgttttttcagCGCACGCAGCTATATTATATTACGACTGCAACTACATCAAGAGATATTTTGCTCTAGGTTGCCTAGAACAAAATTACGAGCGCGGCGAATCTTTTCACTCAATGGACAGTCGTTTTGATCCCCCCTCCTGCTTACAATATTCCATGTACGACCGGACGTTTCTACCTACAGCTGACTATATGACTATACTTATGTGTCAGCACTTGGATCTAGTAAACAAGAGGTAAGACACACAAACAAGTCTGGATCTCGCAAATCTGGCCTCCAGAATAAATGTGCGTTGCACTGCAAACACGGtttctatttttctttcttGTCAACTCATGCTGTTTTCGAAGATGGGAAACAGACCACATGTGATGGGACGGCAGACTTCCGTTCTATATCATTCTATTTTTCCACCTATTATCCAACAATCTCAAAGTTATATCACGTAGtttagcaataaaaataattgaatccGCATGCGACCTCATTCGGATCGGGCTTCGCCCGCCAACACCAATAGTAAACACTATAAATACTATTTTTGGGTTAACGGGTTTGCAGTCAAGGTTATCCTGACGTTTCGTTTAATCTCTTAGCTTTGTGTGTAAAAATGAAACATTCCAATCTATTTACATACCTAACGTAGTTTAATAATTGGTTACCATTTTTACAATTCCGTATTTACAGTACCGCTGAGTCGTGAAGCCGTGTAAAAGCCGTGCACTATAAATACTATTTTTGGGTTAACGGGTTTGCAGTCAAGGTTATCCTGACGTTTCGTTTAATCTCTTAGCTTTGTGTGTAAAAATGAAACATTCCAATCTATTTACATACCTAACGTAGTTTAATAATTGGTTACCATTTTTACAATTCCGTATTTACAGTACCGCTGAGTCGTGAAGCCGTGTAAAATCGTGTAGTTTTTAAGGGAATATTTTCGTGTTCcccaaaatattttcatgttaGAACATAACATTGGGTTGGAATATTTTAGTCACAGTTGACATAGGCCATAGGCCGGTCTAGATCTCTAGGTTTCAGGGTTTCTACACAAACGTATTAAGAAATTTATAGTTAATTACTAGTCTATAGATTTTAATACGGCAAATGCGAACATACTGGAATATATCACTATTGCAAATATCTTGCAACTCCTTAGTTAGGCATAAAAAACCTTTTTACACCTATATTTAGTTTTCATTCCATATGTAGCTTAAGAAGTTAAGACCGTAACCGGTTGTTTTACCTTATTAGTCAGATTCCAACGACTAACATGGTTTTGGTACTTTTTCGCTTTTAAACATTCAAACTTTATGGAAAAGTGAAAGTGCTAAGATCACGTTTGATAGTGTCACATCACATCCTTGTTGCTGTGACGCGTGCTTGGCATCTATATTCAAACAAGCCGAAAGTGCCGGAACTCAATTTACTTTTGTTTCTGTAAGAATGAGTTTAGAGAATTGTCGTGAAATTGTTGGGCCAGATTAAATCGGATTTTAAGGGGTCCATAATATGAATGTTTCGTTACTGCTGCAACACAGTCAAATACCTGAAGACGTCCAAAAATATCAGATTAGAGTGATTAATTTAAGCCCttatcttttatatttatttaacgcgTTATTCTTGCAGACTTTATTACGGCGGTAGAGGCGATTGTACTTGCAAGCATATTGTCGAAAAGTCACTTTAACTATTAACCCACTAATGACTACATTTTGTATAGAATAGAAAGTCTAGTAAAGTGATAAGAAAAATGCTACAAATTCTCTGCAGGCCGCAGTGCTTATTTCTTTTTAGAAAACCGTGGGAGGAAAGACGATCGTATTTCTTTGAAATATGCAACGGAAAATATCTAGATATTCTTACAGTGTTGCCTGGATAAATACGAGGCATTACGAGGTATGTTAAAGCGGGTTTAAAGGGCCAGTACACAGAAAAGTCGTAATTTTGCATTGTAAAGCCCTTTAAAATGTAGACGTTAATCTCAGAAACTATAAAAGAATTTAACACATGCAGTATCCTGTACACATGTGTTCTCGGATGTTATAATCGTTCAAATGTCTCTCAACATATTATTCTGTCGACTGCTCTAGTTTCATCCATTCTCCCACTCAACTGAAACCAGtcgatttattataatttaaaataagtttttggcaacaaaaaaaaatagttttgtttgGTACAAGCTtgtatcgctgactgtacttttctttccacagacaactGTGGAAAGAAAGACTGAGGAGATAGTGCAGTGACGCTACGGTGCACTTGTATGGTGAAAGGAAACATTGTATAATGCTTTAAATATCACGGCCATAAGCCTCAATTTCTGTCCATGTGTAGTagtactctatgttacataattagacacttcacctataggtatagacacttggccttaagagacttgactgacagactgaccaacgtaaatccctagtagctaaggttattagcattaACACATATCTTTacctttagacatactttttttcaatctagcttttaattcactaactggtcgcccaagatacaggctatgcctagtttggggacccctgttcatactgttataaatgtaccgctgtatgcgcgcaacctggacctcatgtatactccatctgcaaattcccatctttgagtgtgcaaaataaatatagttttcattcattttcattttcaactatgtaatactcatcgagacaattctaaaaaccccaaacacaattaggttgcgttgttttatcacagagtttttATGGCCGCCTCCTGTCTCCGTCATCAGATTAGCTTgatttgcattgtcacccgcgacatatatgtatgcaaattttctgCTTTtttggaaaccgggaagtgggtgaaAGATaatgacccgtacaaacataggtAGATTGCAAGTAAAAGAAAAGGttgtaaaaactgtaatttttcgCCGCCTGGCGCGTATTAGCTGCTGTAGCGCTAGAAAATATACTAGATGACAAGACGCCGATTTGCACTGTCAGAACAGCGCCCGCATGCTCTGCTTTATGTCATAATCTGATTAGTCGATGAATGGATCACGACGTAAATTGAGTAATGCTCTAAACTGTTCCTTTCATTTGTACGTTGGACGTGATCCCATTGAGGTTTATTGAGGCTTGGCGGTCTGGTTACGTCggctatttaattttaattagacGTTTCGATTCGGCGTGCTATAAGGCACACAGATTACTTGCAAGTTGCAACCGGGAGCATGGAGTAGGTGCACTGAGATGAAACGTGCGACTAAAGTCGCgcacacgattttttttttaatttgcgttagTCGTTGCTGAATAAAGCGACAAACGTAAAGTCGCGACGCAGTCGTAATATTTCGGAAACAAATCTACGGCTCAACATAGGATACGATGTCTGTGCTAACTATTGTCGCTGTTGTGGTGTCGCGTCGCTCGGTCACTTTTTTCACTTCACAGATGTGCTCACGTTCGTGTCTAGCTTACGTCGCAGAGGACAGTCTATGCTATATCCCTTTTATTCGTGCCATGACGGGATCGGTGGGTCTCGATATTGAGTTAGTTGTTGAGAAACTTTTCGAATCGATCACTGGTTCACCCTCCCATAatgtgacatgttttttttaagtgtcTTCCCTCAGTTAGACGTTATGCTCAATACGCTCAGAGTTTTCAATAAAACCGCATTCCCGGCATATTCCATGAAACATCAAGAACGAATTAAATTCTACTAACTAGACTAGGCGCCAGGATATTAGAATACCCGACAGCTTTCAGAATATTCAATTACTTAATAGCCCTTTATCTAATCCCATTTATTCAATTAACAGGAACTGCGGGCCCAATTAAGGAGTTCTCCTCGACATTCATTGAACATGTAAACCGACATTCGTTTCAAGCGAGATTTTTTCTCTCGGTATTCGATCTCTTTAGCCATATGTGAAGTCTAATTATACTAAGAAGTTGCCATACATGAGCCTGTTCCATTTACTCATGCTACCTTTGAGGACTAATGGAGTGTTTTAGCAGTGACTAAACTGGAAACTTATCGACGGACGTCacatacctatttttaaaatgtaaggtATCTGATTTTGGGTTTTGAACTAGACGATATATCACCATCGTGATGTTTTCAAAGAATTTAGCCCTTATTATAATGGTTATTGCAACTTCATATCATCTTTTAAACATAACACTATGTATAACATTATTATCATATCCGTACCGCAGACCAAAATACATTATTATCCTTCCTACTCTATTTTTACCTCAATAGTAAACGCTTGATTCTCTTGTCTTTCATTTGACTAGGTTAACATTTTATTCTAACTTAAATTATTGATGTCTATACAATTTTGCAAAGTTTTCGGTacaattgttaattaaaaccAATAGATTCCTCGATAGGTTCATAGATTGTCGAGTAAAGTGCAAATCGTTTTCAGACACGGTAAAAGCAACAATTTAGTTTCCTCAATTGTAGGACGATCTAGTATTTCGTTACAATTATCGAAagattgtattttgtatgtttgttcgctCTTTAATAGGcctcaaatgtgacgttttcaaccaaaaggtcgcaattgtcgcttgttgataaggttgatttctaattgaagctatatgaaaatagcgccttactgacaagcgacactaagtacccttttggttgaaaatagcacaaATTTCCGCTCAATATTAACCTGCCTAATAAGCGTAGAGTTTAAGTTCCACTATActatacagtagcggcaaaaaatctataatATTGAACTTATATCAAATCTATCATATTGTTGGGAAGGAATTTACAGTAGTAAGTTCCTTCCCAACGGAATCCTCTTTGTATTTACCTGATAATCTCAAATGGCTTAAACTTTCCATCCGAGAGCATAGTCGTCATAAAACCAAGTAGGAATACTATTAAGtactttataaaattaaataacctcCACACCATTATGAAGATAGTAATTTATTCTTTCCCTTTGGTTAAACGCTTCCTCTTAAACACTTTTGTTTAAATCTTTATTGTAAACATTCTTTGAAGAAGGAATCACGAATTTCCGGATATTTATTACGATTCAGTTCTTTTATACACAAATATTagtgttaaattttatttttgtattttgtaactgCATTAAAAAGTAAAGCTACAAGAAAGCGTAATATCATCCCATTTTCCGGGAAGTTTTCCGAAAACTCGTTGAAACTGCCACGCTAATAATGAAAAATTGAAGCGTCAGTTCTTTTCGAAAGTTCATATTTCGTGTCGTCAGTTTGGTGCGAGGTAAATTGGCGAGCTCCCATGAGTCCTCTCGGCTCGCTTTCAGGTTGTGTATTGTCATTGCTTACTTTAACCAGCGTAACTTTGGTCTTGAGATGCCTAAGtactatgtatgtacatatctgATCTCCGATTATACATAGTAAGAGCATTGGTTCCTAAGAGCGTTTGACTAGCCTGCGGAAAGGGATTGtaataatataatgcccttttcgACCGCTCGTTGCCTGCCCGTTTTCAGCAAAGAACACGCATGTGAGTAAGCGGTTACTAGGTATACGAGTATATGTCAATACCTACACTCATGCAACGATTAAAAATCTGAACATTTTGTTCTCTCAAGAGAAGTCGATGCAGTTTCGACCTTTGGGCGGTCGAAGATGATATCAAAATTTCTGttccaatatatttatttgtttgttttcttgaATTCACGACTAAAACTAATAGTAGAGTTCATTGTCTTGTTTTTCCCGACTCGCGAGTCTTGCGACTCAGTGAtccaaacttaaaaattaactttataATATTTTCAGAGATGTCCATGGGCTTGTTTATGTTTTGTAGATAGAAATTCAAGATCAAATGAAACACGTAAAATTCAAAGAAATCGCCTTAATTGATTTATATCACGTTTTACACCTATAcgacttattttattgtattgcgTTTGTGTTGAAAAAGTAATTTCGAATGAATGAAAAGTTAGATGTTTCATTCTTTGATTTTGTTGTTCCCATATTGAACAATTAATTAAAGAATACATCATTTAATAATTCATGATGTAACAGTAGAAGCCCGTATTTGTATACAACAAGGACAGAAGGACACCCTATCATATTGTATGTTAATTTAATGCTGATTTTGTCACAATTATGTATGTTTTGTACTGTATCAAACTTATATTCCTCGTATTTTCGTAACCTGACTTCGTTCTTACTGAGAAATGCGTTAATGTAATTGATAAATTCTGAAACGAAATTCGCATAGCCATTTCAACTTGTTATAACTTCATTCACTGATCATCACCACATAAATCAggacggtttcactcactattatttttagtcgcttttggcgacatgttt
This genomic interval from Cydia strobilella chromosome 9, ilCydStro3.1, whole genome shotgun sequence contains the following:
- the LOC134744347 gene encoding histone acetyltransferase KAT8-like; this encodes MAKGDKELEKPIVNNELPTPECRSADQEDSESTQEQPLDIGEHYLVRRSDESWHPAEIIQTRYNAADSGFEYYVHYVGYDRRLDEWVSRHRVMSDRFDMCEQSNNNLNSDHLLTDKSGRKITRNQKRKHDEINHVQKSYAEMDPTTAALEKEHEAITKVKYIDKIQIGKYEIDTWYFSPYPDEYGKQSKLWICEYCLKYMRMEKTYRYHLSECTARQPQGSEIYRKGTIAIFEADGKEHKIYCQNLCLLAKLFLDHKTLYFDIEQFLFYILCEVDKQGAHLVGYFSKEKDSPEGNNVACILTLPPYQRQGYGKLLIAFSYELSRLEQVVGSPEKPLSDLGKLSYRSYWSYVLLEVLSASRGTLSIKDLSQMTGISQTDIISTLQSMNMVKYWKGQHVICVTPKIVAEQLASSHFKKPRLCVDPSALRWVPPNKQGHSAKAKK